From Thermomicrobiales bacterium, the proteins below share one genomic window:
- a CDS encoding plastocyanin/azurin family copper-binding protein has protein sequence MNRRRFVALAPLAGLALIPLHHSRAGGWASVEIVDRPGVIEAGKPVELSLVIKQHGISPVDIDPLTVSATNSENGESIEETATKVPGTGNYTVVLTFPTNGIWELIGTPGGFAPFEMGPIEVGQASSDESLSAPGGAVVIDITGGMGSGNFEPGAVEISAGALVVWTNNSVEGHTIVIDGAIEHSGLIGPGAAYARLFSEPGTYQYVCGPHPAMTGTIEVV, from the coding sequence TTGAACAGAAGACGCTTCGTTGCCCTTGCACCACTCGCCGGACTCGCATTGATTCCGCTTCACCATTCGCGCGCCGGTGGTTGGGCCAGCGTGGAAATCGTCGACCGGCCGGGAGTCATCGAGGCTGGGAAGCCAGTCGAACTCTCCCTGGTGATCAAGCAACACGGTATCTCGCCGGTCGACATCGACCCACTAACGGTTTCTGCCACCAACAGTGAAAACGGCGAATCGATCGAAGAAACCGCGACGAAAGTCCCCGGCACCGGGAACTACACCGTCGTGCTGACCTTCCCGACGAACGGGATCTGGGAACTCATCGGTACACCCGGCGGTTTCGCACCATTCGAAATGGGACCAATCGAGGTCGGGCAAGCGTCCAGCGACGAATCGCTCAGCGCGCCTGGCGGAGCCGTGGTCATCGACATCACCGGCGGCATGGGATCCGGCAACTTCGAACCGGGAGCGGTCGAAATCTCGGCCGGCGCACTCGTCGTCTGGACCAACAACTCCGTCGAGGGACACACAATCGTCATCGACGGGGCGATCGAGCATTCTGGCTTGATTGGACCGGGCGCCGCCTACGCGCGGCTCTTTTCCGAGCCGGGAACATACCAATACGTCTGTGGGCCGCACCCCGCCATGACCGGAACGATCGAGGTAGTCTGA
- a CDS encoding ABC transporter ATP-binding protein, translated as MSRSGDGGYVRLEHLWKTYTEAAGPIVRNLSLAISDGELVSLLGPSGCGKTTTLRMVAGLEFPDAGEINIGDQNVVPLPAKDRDIALVFQQYALYPHMTVRENLEYPLKIQKLTKEEITKRVDNAAKLLNLSGKMDRKPGELSGGEQQRVALGRAIVRRPKVFLMDEPLSNLDAILRVQTRAHLKALQRETGVTTIIVTHDQSEAMSMSDRIAVMNHGIIQQVGEPDHIYQHPANTFVAGFIGDPPMNLFDGERTADGIVIDGDWVIHAPADLPQGPVTVGARPESIRLSLTEREGWHPMSVYISEPQGSETIVNLHQGEKFIRVVTEPEIRPGPNETVWVNLERGAMRLFDATTGQAI; from the coding sequence ATGTCTCGCAGCGGTGATGGCGGATACGTGCGGCTTGAGCATCTCTGGAAAACGTACACCGAGGCCGCGGGACCAATCGTCCGCAATCTCAGCCTGGCCATCAGCGATGGGGAGCTGGTGTCCCTCCTTGGACCATCCGGGTGCGGCAAGACAACGACGTTGCGTATGGTGGCGGGGCTCGAGTTTCCCGATGCGGGTGAGATCAATATCGGCGACCAGAATGTGGTGCCGCTTCCGGCCAAGGACCGAGACATCGCGCTCGTCTTCCAGCAGTACGCTCTCTATCCACACATGACCGTGCGAGAGAACCTGGAGTATCCGCTCAAGATCCAGAAGCTGACCAAAGAGGAGATCACCAAGCGGGTCGACAATGCCGCCAAACTGCTCAATCTGAGCGGCAAGATGGACCGCAAGCCGGGGGAGCTCTCTGGCGGCGAGCAGCAGCGGGTGGCGCTCGGCCGGGCGATCGTGCGGCGCCCCAAGGTCTTCCTGATGGACGAGCCGCTCTCCAATCTCGACGCCATCCTGCGCGTGCAAACCCGCGCGCACCTCAAGGCGTTGCAGCGGGAGACTGGTGTGACCACCATCATCGTCACCCATGACCAGAGCGAAGCGATGTCGATGTCCGACCGGATTGCCGTGATGAATCACGGCATCATCCAGCAGGTCGGCGAGCCCGATCATATCTACCAGCACCCGGCCAACACCTTTGTGGCCGGGTTCATTGGCGATCCGCCGATGAATCTCTTCGACGGCGAACGGACCGCGGATGGAATCGTGATCGATGGCGATTGGGTGATCCACGCTCCGGCCGATCTGCCGCAGGGACCGGTCACCGTTGGCGCGCGGCCGGAGAGCATTCGGCTTTCGTTGACAGAGCGCGAAGGCTGGCATCCGATGTCGGTTTATATCTCCGAACCGCAGGGTTCCGAAACTATCGTCAATCTGCATCAGGGCGAAAAGTTCATCCGGGTGGTGACCGAGCCGGAGATCCGGCCCGGTCCGAACGAAACGGTGTGGGTGAATCTGGAGCGCGGCGCGATGCGATTGTTCGACGCGACGACCGGGCAGGCGATTTAG
- a CDS encoding carbohydrate ABC transporter permease — protein sequence MEQQLTPPPMVKERYSSRARWLTNIALILVSLLFAVPFLWIVAAAFDGDAGKYVPWPNEPTLDNFRYLFDERDVGRALRNSLFVSVSAMVLATVLASLAGFALSRLRFRHKTYAVYAVLLLYAIPIAATMVAIYDLADRLDFIDTFRGLILAQTAMILPFLIWLMKGFYDGLPRYLDEAAAMDGRSTWRAWWDILVPLSKTGLAITAGFAFTAAWSEVLLVIIMITQQDKATLPLQFFFAADGGRNAEVTAALGVLYLTPVLILFLILRRWMVRSLITSTRGL from the coding sequence ATGGAACAGCAACTCACGCCTCCGCCAATGGTGAAAGAGCGCTATTCCAGCCGGGCCCGCTGGTTGACGAATATCGCGTTGATTCTTGTTTCACTGCTGTTTGCGGTGCCCTTCTTGTGGATCGTGGCAGCCGCGTTCGATGGCGATGCGGGCAAGTACGTTCCCTGGCCGAACGAGCCGACGCTCGACAATTTCCGCTATCTCTTCGACGAACGCGATGTCGGACGCGCGTTGCGCAACAGCCTGTTCGTGTCGGTTTCCGCGATGGTGCTGGCCACGGTATTGGCGTCACTGGCGGGGTTCGCGCTCTCGCGGTTGCGATTCCGACACAAGACCTATGCCGTTTACGCGGTGCTGTTGCTCTATGCCATCCCGATCGCGGCCACCATGGTGGCGATCTACGATCTGGCCGACCGGCTCGACTTCATCGACACCTTCCGCGGGCTGATCCTGGCGCAGACCGCCATGATCCTACCGTTCCTGATCTGGTTGATGAAGGGGTTCTACGATGGCTTGCCGCGTTACCTGGATGAAGCTGCCGCCATGGACGGCCGGTCGACCTGGCGCGCCTGGTGGGACATTCTGGTGCCGTTGAGCAAGACAGGTTTGGCGATTACGGCCGGGTTCGCGTTCACCGCGGCATGGTCCGAGGTGCTGCTGGTCATCATCATGATCACCCAGCAGGACAAAGCGACATTGCCGCTGCAGTTCTTCTTCGCCGCTGATGGAGGCCGCAATGCCGAAGTCACCGCGGCGCTTGGCGTGCTCTATCTCACGCCGGTGCTGATTCTTTTCCTGATCCTGCGCCGCTGGATGGTGCGCAGCCTGATTACGTCCACTCGAGGGCTTTGA